gagcaccggccctggagtcaggaagacctgagatcaaatccagcctcaaacacttaataactgcccagctgtgtgaccttgggcaagtaatcaaaattttagaaaaagagagagaatagccCCCCAAAACAATCAgtatctgccttcaaggaattcacCTTCTAATGGAGGGGAAAACATGCACCAAATGAATTACACACAAAACTTATGCTGGAAGAATAGAAGACAATCTCAGAAAGTGGAATGGAGACTGGGGGAAGGGAATGGGAAGACTCAGAATGGTCTCTTACAAAAGGAAAGAGGTCAGTCTTAAAAGGGGGGTGgcggcaccggccctggagtcaggagtacctgggttcaaatccggtctcagacacttaataattacctagctgtgtggccttgggccacttaaccccatttgccttgcaaaaacctaaaaaaatggggggggggtggctaggtggcacagtggatagtagagtcaggagtcaggagtacctgagttcaaatctggcctcagacacttaataattacctagctgtgtggccttgggcaagccacttaaccccattgccttgcaaaaaattaaaaaaaagacaaagaagctAGGGGTGGAATTGATGAGAGAAAGAAGTCCAGACATAGAGAAGAGCAAATTAAGAGGTAGGGGGCAGGAGATGGGATGTTGTATACAAGGAACAGTTAGGAGGCTAGTTGCACTGGGTCATAGAGAACAGGTGGGAAGAAGTCAAGaaaatagaacattttatttttgatcctggggttatcaaagaaacctttgaaTAGGCacctgtattttaggaaaatcactttggtactAAATGGAGCAAAGATTGAAATGGAAAGAGAtgtgaggcaggcagacccaccagcagtTATTATGATTATCAAGATATGAGATGATGAGGGGCCTACACCAGAGTGAGGGCAATGTGAGTAGAAAAAGGACATCCAAAAGATGTTGTGATGGTAGAAAGACAAAATTTGGCAATAGATTGGACATGTTAAAAGAGTATGAGAGCCCCGAGTTTGAGAGCCTGGGCAACATACTCTCaataggaagaggaaagaattaacagaaaaaaaattgattcaccCCCCTCTTTAGACAACCTAATGGCCCCTCACTCTGAGAGGGAAagaagtaacaataataatagggaATTATAGGGAAGAGGGAAGATTTTAGAGGGGGAAAAGTCAGTTCATTTGAGgccatgttgaatttgaaatgcctATCAGATATCTAGTTCAAGATAATCCAAAAAGCAGTTGGAGATGGAAGGTTAGGAGGAAAGGATAGAGCTAGATTGATCTGGGGCTACATTAAGAGAGGCAGAGGTTCCAAGAATAGTCAAACCACACCTTGAATATTGTGTTTGATTTGGGGAGCTGCTCTTTAGGAAAGACATTAATAAACTGTAGGGTAACCAGAGAAGAAAAGCAAGATGGTGGAGGATTGTGAAACTGAGATATATGAGAAACAGTGGAAGGAACCTGGGATGTTTAATCTCAAAACAAAGAGACTCAAGGGAAACAGGATAGCTGTGTTCAAATAGTTGCAAGGCTATTGTATGAAGAAAGGATTGGTCTTGTTCCATTTGGCACAAGAGAGCAAAACAAGGAACTATGAGGGGAAGTTGCAAAAATATCAGATTTAGATTCAATATCAGAAAAATCTTCCAGTGGATGAGAGTTAGCCACAAGTGGATGAAGCCCCTCAGGGGGCAAGAGATGTTCCCTCCATAGAGATTTTTGAGCAAATTCTAAATGATCACTTACTTGTTGCATATGATCTAGTAGAGATTTGTTTCATGTATGCAATGGGAGATACCTTTCCAACACTCAAATTCCATTATTCTCTTGACATAGtggtggagaagaaagaaaataaaagtaaatgcttattcattgattgttgattgattgattgataaccCAAAGATTTCCAAACATGACAAATGATGAAGTCTATGGTCAGACTAGGAATAAGTCTGGAGAATCAGACAATAAACTCATTTTGAGACATGTCCAGTTTTAGGTACCAGTCTTAACAGAGTCAGGTTGCCTGTACATGTATATCTAGAGTACTTTTATGTGCATATGTTAATAAGATCCTAAAAGTATCACTAGGCTAGTGGCTGTAAGACACAGAAGTCAAAATTTTCAATCACACTTCATTTCAGGTTAATGGTAGAATGATTCTGGATTTTTTTGAGACTGAGTCTCCCTGTTTCTCCCAAGCTGGATGGAAATGTAGCAGCTCTCAGGGGTCTCACCCCACTGTTGATTTCATGTAAGTTTTGATATGATCCCCTTCCAACATGGGTCAGTTCACCCCTGTTCAGGCAGCCTAATGGCCCACCACTCTTAGGATTCACACTATCTTGATGCCAGACTTAGGGGGGGACATCCAATCAGATTTTAGCCTTACTGCAACTCAGCATCCCTTAACTCAAATCATCCACCAGCCTGTACCTCTTCATTAGCAGGGATTAAAGGTGTGTGCCACCACGCTTGTTTTTCTATAGGGTTATGATAGTCAGATTACGAGTCAGAATGGTTTGTCGTTGCTACTGCCATCTCAAGTGGAAACAGAGATACCCAACAACATGTGTGAAGTTTGAATCCCTTTTCTCTAAATTGAAGATAGATTTTTCCCTGAGTAACAGTTTTCCAAGTACGAGATTATACTCAACTTTTTACAAGCCTCTAAATGAAATAAAGGgcactaatcaatcaatcaatcaatcaataagcaagaatttattaagttctaCAATGAACCAGGCACCCATGATAaaaaagacaacatacaaataagaGAGGAGATGCCACATTTTGCTAGAGGCAAAACCCTACTGATGTGACTTGATAGTGTAATAAAGTGAATATTCATTTATCCTTGGTAGGGGAGAACAGATTCCTTGTTTGTTTcctaagagaggaaaaagatggaaaaaaggggaagggaataagcatttataaaatgcccACTATGTGCTTCTATGTTCTTttacaatatctcatttgagcctcacaacaaccctgggagataagtgATGTTATAATCTCCAaaaacaattgaggaaactgagtcacataaaggttaagtgatttgtccagagtcacatagctagtaagaatctgagatcactcttaaactcaggtcttcctggctctaggccCAAGTGTTAATCACAGTAGCACCAGCTACCTACAATTTAAGCCCATTGTCAGGAAAAGCTCCCTGACAATTAGAGCTGGCCACAAGTGAAAGATGCTACTTCATTGGGATGCTAAGTTTCTCTTCATTGAAGGTCTTCAAGGAAAACTGAGTGAAGACAACTGGGTGTGATATGATAGAGATTAAAGAAGTTTAATTTACTCTTCCCTAAAAAACAAATTTCACACAGGATGATGcttctaaaataatttaatttttaaagcaattctAGGGGATGCAGTGATAGAAATACATTTTGCTTAAAGATTAATTTGTCACCACATGGATTACTCAAGGccaaaatttttcaaataatttcaggATCCTTCAGACATTTTTTACTCTTAGAAATGAGGTTATCAGCTCCATTCTTATCTGAGTGCTACAAATTTGAGGAAATTCATCACCCATGTTTCTAGTCACTAGGATAAGCAATGGACAGagggaagaactgaatttaatGAACGAAGACCTAGAGGGAAGCTTAGATCTCACCCTACAGATGTGTCACTGGAGAATTACTTCTCAAGGAGAGTAGAAATTAACATCATTCTAATGGGGCAAGAAAAATAGGATATAGAACATTCTAGAAATATATTTGGGGTCATATGTTTGTTGATCATAAAAATGGGCAGTTTCAAGATGGAAGCAGAGAGGTCTATATCAGGCAGGGAGATATTTCAATCAATGGAAGCTTAAATTAGTCGGAATAGCATGACTCTGGGTTCAACGCTGTTGTCACCAAGCTGATCTTCCCTGCCAAAAGAAGAGGGGCAGTAGCTGTGTAGCACTTGTTTCTGTCATAAGTGTAACAGGTTTCACTGCTTCCATCACAGTTATTGCTCTGGGTGGCAGTAACGACCTCATTGCCCAGCTCCACTTCAGTGGGATCACACTTTTTACAGCTGAAAAGTAAATACATGCATTAAACATTGTTATAGTGGAGGGTAAATAATCATCTGGAGCTGTCCCTAATTGTATGTTCTCAACCAAGTTCCAATGGACCCTACAACTCTGAGTAAAAATCTGTAATTAAACAGAAGACAAACTTCCAACTTCCTGTATCATCATGATAAATCATAGCCAATTTAGGATTTATTTAACGGAGCAACAAGTATTAAGCTCCAATCATATGCCAGCCACTGGGCCaggcatttatttagcaccaCTGTTTCAACTATGCCTATGGATTTACAATATGaaaataaccaaatggaaaataaaaattcactaaTTGGCTTTCTTTGTCTATAAGCCACTGAATaacttgatttttgttttctagtGCAGCTCAGAACTCTCAAGCTCAAGTGATTCATTGGCTGATTCAGCCTCCACAGTATATACCACCATGCACAGTGAATTATGTAGTTTTCAAAAAACCTCACAAATATGCTACAGTTTGTGTTTAAAGTCAAAACTGTCAGTTCCTCAGATTTGCCCTTTCCTTATGGCAGTAAGTAGCTCACTCACTGCAGTGAGAGAGTCATTTACTTAACATGGAACTTTTCTCTGGGACAATGATGCATGAAAATATCATAAGCATAGAAAGAAGAGGAACTAGAGTATTTGTGTTACCTATATGTCAACAGTTTTCCAAAAacattttatgaattttgaaattctctaatatttcttttttcaccaACTTCAACTTCTAaattaatataaaggaaaagctCTTACAGGTTAGACAGCCGGTACACAAAGTGGGTTCTCACAGGAGAAGTGGGATCAGAAATGTTCATTCTGTTCTTCAGTGGTACTCTAAAGAAGAAGGAAGCAAGTAGTCCAAGGTCactattattagaaaaatatatgtCTTTTATTCAGCACCAAGATCCCTATTAGCACTGTACAGGATACTCTAAAATGATGATAATTGGAATAATATGACTGAGCTCACATAATAAATGATAAACTTTCCTCATCCATCAATAAAATAGGATTACTTGACATTTATACTATGTTATCCTCTACGTCTTATTCAAATGCCACATTTGTTCTGTTATAAAGGCTTTAAAAGTCACcacaaggggtagctaggtagtgcagtggatagagcaatggccccagaatcaggagggcctgagttaaaatccaacctcagacacttaatacttacttaactgtgtgaccctggatgagtcacttaacctcactgccttgtaaaaacataaaaataaaacaaaacaaaacaaaacaaaagtcatcACAAGAGAGAGCCAAATGAGACCTGAGGTCTCCCCAATTTCCTCTccaaataagttttaaaaacaaattcaccCCACAAAAGGACAGGGTGAAGCAATTCTCTAGCCTAGCACAACTTAGAAGCATGGCAGGAATGGTCTATCACCCAGGAGGAGAGTAGAGGGTAGGCTATGCCAGTGCAGGCTGTGTCCCACAAAACCAGGAGCAGGCACTGGGCACCACTGAAGCAGCAAAGGCACCAActgcttccagagttctcagcccaCAGGCATTAAGGAGGACAGGTGCCTGCTCAGGAGTTACAGTGGTCCCTTTGCTGGTTCTGGTGCATATTTGGACCCAGGTCACAGTCCTGAGTCACAATCCCAGGGCAAGGAGGAGCACAAGCACACCAGAGCTTGTGGTCCCAGGGGAGTAAGGACCCTCATTACAGTTCTAGGGTAGAAAGatcacttgtggtcattcacagaccagatcATAGGCCAGGAGAGAGGTAAACACACCTCATCCCTCCTTGGAAGAACTAAAAGCTTACAGACCCCCAGAATTAGCTGCATTCAATgaaaagaaagctttaaaaaaacagaatcagccaaatggaaaaggagattcaaaagcccactgaagaaaataattctataaaacttagaattgggcaaatgaaagcTAGTGTATTAGGACACATCAAGAagcattaaaacaaaatcaaaagaatgaaaaaatagagtaaaatgtgaaatatctcattggaaaaactgacctggatccaggagagatcattaaATAAGTATTGAACTATGTTAAAGCCatgattaaaaatttttaaaagcctaGGTTTCATCTTTCAAGAACTTATCAAGGAAAtgttctagaaccagagggtaaaaatagaaattgaacgAATCCATCAATGGCCTCCTGAAAGTTATTCCAAAGTGAAAACACCCAAGAATATTAAAGCCAGATTCTAGAGCCCCaagttcaaagagaaaatattacaagcagtcagaaagtaattcaaatattgtggaacctcagtcaggataacataagatttgGCAACTTCAGATCAGAGGAATTTGGATCAAAGAGCTTGGAATTATGACattccagaggacaaaggagctagaattacaaccaagaatcagacAAAACCAAATATAATCCTTCCGAGTGGCAGGGaggtggggaggcaagggggaggAAATGGATATTccatgaaatagaaaactttcaagtattctgatgaaaaaaatcagagttgaatagaaaatttgacattcaaatataagactcaagagaagcataaaaaggtaaaaaaagaaaaagacatcaaAAAGGGATTTAATAAGGTTGAACTGTTTTCATTCCTACAtggggaagatgatacatgtaacttctaagaactttctcattattagggcaatgAGGGGAATGAGTGatccttactctcatcagaatggGCTTAGAGTTGAATACAGAAATCTCTCTTACTCTcaggaaagtaggaaaggaagagGATAAGAGAAGGGGGTGGGtggctgatagaagggaaggcaaaTTGGGGAAGATGGTAgtcagaaggaaaatatttttgaaaatggacaggatgaaagaaaaagagtGGAACTGTGAAAAAAAGTTTATAGAAAGTTTCTTTGATcaagtcctcatttctcaaatatatagaaaactgagtcaattgCAAATGCTAGAGAGGATgtagaaaattgagacattaatgttCTGTTCATGGAGTTGTGATCTAATTTAATTATGATCTGGCTATGCCATTACAAGGTCTGTCTcccaaagagacaaagaaaaaggaaaaagatctataTGCACAAAAAATGTTTTATCAGCCTTTTTCATGGTAGCAAAGAAAAGTgaggtgatgtccatcaattgtgtaATGATTGAAATatagaaagacatgaactgatacaaagtaaaatgaggaGAACATTATATGTAGTTACAGTCCTATTATATAAACTATGgatgacttagttattcttagcaattcaagacaattccaaaggatttttgatgaaaaatgctattcacctacagaaaaagaactgataaagtatgaatgcagagcaaagcatactatttttactttctttttttcttggggagtttttggtctgtgttttctttcacaaaatgactaatatggaaatatgttttgcttgatcACCCATGTATAACATATACCAAATTATTTACCTTCTGAATAATGGGAGTATCTATGGCAGGATATGCCTGGCTAAGAATCAATaacaaattcaattcagtaaCTATATATTCAGATATTCCCTGTCCTCGAAATGTCTACAGTCTAGTTAGTAAAAATCCTTATGCTCAAAAAAATTGTCAGCATTCTTGTACATGTCAgcttctttccagtctttttctctcttcaatacCTAAAAGATTAGCATTATATATCTTCTCTCTCAAAATTATAAACCAGAAGAATCAaaatctctcctctcccctccctccctctccctctccctctccttctctctctccttcttcctctctttctctgtcactctctgtctccctttctctatctccctatctctctctctctctctctctctctctctctctctgtctctctctgtctccctgtttctgtctccctctctgtctgtctggcacacacacacacacacacacacaaacacacaaacatgctctcttgttttcctttgctctcattccctctcttcctctctctccctcttcccctctcatTCTCAGCAACTCTACCTACTCATCATGCAGGCACAGGGCAATAAATGTCATCAATGAGAATAGAGTCCCATATCAGTGGATCTTGGGGCTCAAGGTATATAATTAAGAGCCTGTTACCCCCCTGACCTGACCATGCCTGTGATATGGCACATCTGAAGGAATATCTATCTACCAAAGGAAGGTGAGGTGAAGGAGGCTTGGGCTCCAGTTTGGTCTGACCAGCAAGGTGAATATAGCTAGTTGTTTGGTTGAGAGCCAGAACTTTCACTGGTTAGGGCACAGCACAATGCCACGTCAACAGTTTTTGTGAAGCATCAAACTAAAGTTTTAGTTGGAGTTCCACATAAACCACTGAAAACTAGTTGAATCAGCCTTGTACGAACAGGATGGATGGATTGACTGACCAGAACAGATCTTTCAGTCGCCTACCAGATTGTGAGCTGTGATGGAAGAAAACCCCTTTCCCACTGTTATTTGGCAATGAAGCCAGAGGCTTTCAAATCATTAATACAATAgctttctgttctcttttctccAGGATTGACCCATTGTGGACACTAGTTTTAAGGGATACTGTGTAAATAGGAGCATATTGAGTCTCCTGAGCTAAAATTTCTGTTCTTAGATTAGTCCCAAATCAGGGGTCCCCAGTCAGAGATGATACAAAAATCTCATCTTTGAGAACAGGGAATATTTGATGAATAACAATTATCCTGCTGaacttaatctattttttttcttgtgagtATATCCATGGTACATGCTAGAATTTCCTTTTATTGATATGGGGGGGGTTAGTGAAAGACAGGagcatggaaataaaaaaaatatggtttACTTCTGTCCTATAATTAACCCtattagttggcacagtggatagagcaccagctctggagtcagaaagacccatcttcttgaattcaaatccagcctcagacactcacaagttgtgtgaccctggacaagtccctttacctagttagcctcagtttcctcatctgtaaaatgaactggagaaggaaatggcaaactactccaatatctctgttaagaaaaccctaaatgggatcacaaaggtacaactgaacaataacaattccCAGTCCTTAGTTCTACATTGTCCATTAAAGACCATGATAATGAAGTTAGTGAGCACCAGAATAGAGATttacatttagattttttttattccaagacCAGGATATCATGCTTTCTCTCTTGTCTCTGACCCTCTTATGTCACAACACTATCACCCCTTCCCAGAAAGTAGaatataaagataataacaataacaaaaatggttaatatttacatagcacttacaATGTTCCGGGAACTAAGGTAACTAAGAGCTTTCTAAGTATTGTTCTAATTTATTCACATTATATATTAATTCTATAATTATTAGTTGatttaatattatctcatttaagatGGGAGAAATTACATACATGAGCCGAATGTTTCTCTCAACAACTTTCTCCTCTGGATTATCTTTAGAAGGAACCAGCCTGGAAGTCACACGGACACACTGACACTTGTTGTCAACAAGAATTCTcccttcatcttcatcttcatcctgGGCTGGAAACAGAAAATAGAAGAAgggaaaacaacaagaaaaataagcaaatctCATGAACACTTGCTGTTGAGTTGATTTAGATTCCCTGCAAACAGAAGAAGGAACTGGTTAAACAACTGATCAGCAAGCATTTACTGAACTTCTGCTGGGTGACAGGAACCAGGAATTCtaagataaataatgaaataatcctCAGTCAATTTGTGTTTTCTCCAGCTTTGCTTCAATCTAGGAAAACCAAATATGAAATAAAGTATTTCTGGGTAAGGAAAACCAAGGGTGCTTTTTGGGGAAGAGTGGGAAGTGGGTGGGTTGTCATGATTTTCACAAAAAGCAACTGAGTCCTCTACAATAATAAGAATCAAAAGTATTCTTCTTTGCCAAGTACTGAAGTAGAGAATCCCATCATCTCTTTGTTATACAAAGGCCTGTTTTGCCAGTAGTAGCTTTAAATTTTTCAAGAAAGCAGAACTCTGAGGTCAATGATGAATAATCATGTTTTTCCCACTAgatcaataaaaattcattctACCTTTCCCATCTTTCTCAAGTCTTCCATCCCCAGTGCTGATCTCCATTAGCTGTCTGTCCCTGTATCTGGAAGCACTCCTCCATCCAAATCTTCCCCATCCTCTGCAGTTCCACATCCTTCATTAAACTATCTCCCTGCTCCAGACCACACTAAATCTCTCCTTTCTGTAAACACCATTATCAAAGTCTCACacatagggc
The Macrotis lagotis isolate mMagLag1 chromosome 3, bilby.v1.9.chrom.fasta, whole genome shotgun sequence genome window above contains:
- the JCHAIN gene encoding immunoglobulin J chain, whose product is MPYSFDTFKLSCNLKSFSKDRQGKMKRSLLFCGLLAGLCGAILVTAQDEDEDEGRILVDNKCQCVRVTSRLVPSKDNPEEKVVERNIRLIVPLKNRMNISDPTSPVRTHFVYRLSNLCKKCDPTEVELGNEVVTATQSNNCDGSSETCYTYDRNKCYTATAPLLLAGKISLVTTALNPESCYSD